In Panacibacter ginsenosidivorans, the following proteins share a genomic window:
- a CDS encoding T9SS type A sorting domain-containing protein, protein MRTFYLIPSLLSAFCLTYAGDSTAQKSNAFAVTGSTKGDITWSTVRQIDLSTGLELRSIYSPKDKPAILDAMSGTRVNGAATAPTETLVAATAYDSKTNRLFFTPMHSNELRYFDLSKGTNAVYYVGNTALKSFEEKSEADVITRMCFGADGYGYALTNDANHLIRFTSGSKITISDLGSVKDGEDNENISIRNLCTSWGGDMIADAMGNLYVISMKKNVFKINPQTMVADYIGAIDNMPADYTINGAAVDDKGKVVVSSATRTDNYYSVDLSTLQASAVPKKGNDVYNASDLASGHLAYEDVSDAKVNPAVNVTGNSAVSVYPNPVITRSFQVAFDKVSTATQTIQLSTVSGGSVLTKVINVSAKSITQITLPASVRSGVYIIKVSDGTGKVTYSGKVVVY, encoded by the coding sequence ATGAGAACGTTTTACCTAATCCCAAGCTTACTTAGTGCGTTTTGTCTTACTTACGCCGGCGATTCTACAGCTCAGAAAAGTAACGCGTTTGCCGTTACCGGATCTACAAAAGGAGACATCACCTGGTCAACAGTAAGGCAGATTGATCTATCAACTGGTTTAGAACTGAGAAGTATTTATTCTCCCAAAGATAAACCTGCAATTCTGGACGCTATGAGTGGAACACGCGTTAACGGAGCAGCTACAGCACCAACAGAAACATTGGTGGCAGCTACAGCATATGATTCAAAAACCAATCGTTTATTCTTTACACCGATGCATAGTAATGAGCTCAGATATTTTGATCTGAGCAAAGGAACCAATGCAGTTTATTATGTTGGTAATACGGCTTTAAAATCATTTGAAGAAAAAAGTGAAGCAGATGTAATTACAAGAATGTGTTTTGGCGCTGATGGCTATGGTTATGCATTAACCAATGATGCTAACCACCTTATACGGTTTACTTCAGGCAGCAAAATAACAATCTCTGATCTTGGTTCTGTAAAAGATGGCGAGGATAATGAAAATATTTCTATTCGTAATCTTTGTACAAGCTGGGGTGGCGATATGATCGCTGATGCAATGGGTAATCTGTATGTTATCAGCATGAAAAAAAACGTATTTAAAATAAATCCGCAGACTATGGTTGCAGATTATATAGGGGCCATTGATAATATGCCTGCTGATTATACAATCAATGGTGCAGCTGTTGATGATAAAGGCAAAGTAGTTGTAAGTAGTGCTACAAGAACAGATAACTATTATAGTGTTGATCTTTCTACATTGCAGGCAAGTGCGGTTCCAAAAAAAGGCAATGATGTATATAACGCATCTGACCTTGCCAGCGGGCATCTTGCTTATGAAGATGTTTCAGATGCAAAGGTTAATCCTGCTGTGAATGTTACCGGCAATAGTGCAGTGAGTGTATATCCGAATCCTGTTATCACCAGAAGTTTCCAGGTTGCTTTTGATAAAGTATCTACAGCTACACAAACCATTCAGCTTAGCACTGTTTCAGGTGGTAGTGTACTTACAAAAGTTATCAATGTAAGCGCAAAATCAATTACACAAATTACTTTACCGGCTTCTGTACGTAGTGGAGTATATATTATAAAAGTGAGCGATGGTACAGGCAAAGTAACTTATTCAGGTAAGGTCGTTGTTTACTAA
- the rlmB gene encoding 23S rRNA (guanosine(2251)-2'-O)-methyltransferase RlmB, producing the protein MFQSKKNIIAGRNPVTEALKNGQTIDKIIMFKNASGDSIQEIRKLAKELNVPVQYVPNEKLNSLTNVQHQGVIAYKSSVVYQDLQQVIDWINEKGETILFIMLDGITDVRNIGAIARSAVCCGAQAIIVPDKGVGAMNEDAMKSSAGALERIQICRVNSLLKAVDTLHLNGIKVFTSEMKAAKKIFEIDLTDPCCIIMGNEEKGVQPYMSKAADEHFTIPMKGGFDSFNVSVAAGIILYETMKQRGGK; encoded by the coding sequence ATGTTTCAATCAAAGAAGAATATTATTGCCGGTCGCAATCCTGTAACTGAGGCATTGAAAAACGGACAAACCATTGATAAAATAATAATGTTTAAAAACGCATCGGGCGATAGTATACAGGAGATAAGAAAGCTTGCCAAAGAATTGAATGTGCCGGTACAATATGTTCCCAATGAAAAACTGAATAGTTTAACCAATGTGCAGCATCAGGGTGTTATAGCGTATAAATCAAGTGTGGTTTACCAGGATCTGCAGCAGGTGATAGACTGGATAAATGAAAAAGGTGAAACTATTTTATTTATCATGCTGGATGGCATAACTGATGTAAGAAATATTGGCGCCATTGCAAGAAGCGCGGTTTGCTGTGGAGCGCAGGCAATCATTGTTCCGGACAAAGGTGTTGGTGCAATGAATGAAGACGCTATGAAGAGCAGCGCAGGTGCACTGGAGCGTATACAAATATGTCGCGTAAACAGTTTGCTAAAAGCTGTTGATACGTTACATCTTAATGGCATAAAAGTTTTTACGAGTGAAATGAAAGCAGCAAAGAAAATCTTTGAGATAGACCTTACAGACCCTTGCTGCATTATTATGGGTAACGAGGAGAAAGGCGTACAGCCTTACATGAGCAAGGCTGCAGACGAACATTTCACAATACCTATGAAGGGTGGGTTTGATTCATTTAATGTATCTGTAGCGGCGGGGATTATTTTATATGAGACAATGAAGCAGCGTGGAGGTAAATAG
- a CDS encoding hydroxymethylglutaryl-CoA lyase has protein sequence MQDVKYIKLVECPRDAMQGWLHFIPTQQKVAYINALLNVGFDTIDFGSFVSPKAIPQMADTKEVLNGLQLRSSKTKLLAIVANMRGAEEAVLFDAIDYLGFPFSISPTFQLRNTNSTIEESFSRVEEIQNLCIKNKKQLVIYLSMGFGNPYGDVYNESILTHWAAEIAKLDVKIISLADTVGVATPQQISAALNVLIPLYKDIEFGVHLHSAPLNICNKLQAAVDAGCKRFDGALKGIGGCPMAQDDLVGNMPTELMISFFEQQHLLAGLNNDALQYCLQLANKIFV, from the coding sequence ATGCAGGATGTAAAGTATATAAAACTGGTTGAGTGTCCACGGGATGCCATGCAAGGCTGGCTGCATTTTATTCCAACGCAACAAAAGGTCGCTTATATAAATGCATTACTCAATGTTGGCTTTGATACCATTGATTTTGGCAGTTTTGTTTCTCCAAAAGCTATTCCTCAAATGGCAGACACAAAAGAAGTATTGAACGGTTTGCAATTGAGAAGCAGCAAAACAAAGCTTCTCGCTATTGTTGCTAATATGCGTGGTGCGGAAGAAGCTGTTTTATTTGATGCAATTGATTATCTGGGCTTTCCTTTTTCTATTTCACCAACATTCCAACTCCGCAATACGAATAGTACTATTGAAGAAAGCTTCAGCAGGGTAGAAGAGATACAAAACCTCTGTATTAAAAATAAAAAGCAGCTGGTTATTTATTTAAGTATGGGCTTTGGAAACCCATACGGTGATGTTTACAACGAAAGTATTTTAACGCATTGGGCTGCTGAAATCGCAAAGCTTGATGTAAAGATCATCTCTCTTGCAGATACAGTGGGTGTTGCCACGCCACAACAAATAAGCGCAGCATTAAATGTTTTGATCCCGCTTTACAAAGACATAGAATTTGGCGTACACCTGCATTCTGCTCCCTTAAATATTTGCAATAAATTACAGGCAGCAGTTGATGCAGGTTGCAAAAGATTTGACGGAGCCTTAAAAGGCATTGGTGGTTGCCCTATGGCGCAGGACGATCTTGTAGGTAATATGCCTACAGAATTAATGATTTCTTTTTTTGAACAGCAACATTTACTTGCCGGTTTAAATAATGATGCCTTACAGTATTGTTTACAACTTGCCAATAAAATATTTGTATAA
- a CDS encoding GSCFA domain-containing protein, producing MKLLADINIKQLQPPITYTDKLLLTGSCFTEHIGNYLMDVKFNVLQNPNGILFDPLSVCNSLVSYIHNKQYTENDLFYLNESWHSWHHHSRFSNPDKPECLRLINASQTSAHDFIKEANWLIITLGSSFSYKLVNTSMHVANCHKAPSQMFIKHLCTIEETVTALDGTIHQLFHFNKALKIIFTISPVRHLRDGVVENNRSKARLIEAVHHLVNKFDKLYYFPSYELLIDVLRDYRFYDIDLAHPNYAATQFVLEKFSEYCFDDNAKKLSEEIKKIVIASNHKPFNAQSHQHKQFLLTHLEKTTQLQQQYPFLDFNKELQFFSAQ from the coding sequence ATGAAGTTATTAGCTGATATAAATATTAAACAATTACAACCACCAATAACTTATACAGATAAATTATTGCTCACAGGCTCCTGTTTTACCGAGCATATCGGTAATTATCTTATGGATGTAAAATTTAATGTGCTGCAAAATCCAAATGGTATTTTGTTTGATCCGTTAAGTGTTTGTAACAGTCTTGTTTCGTACATACACAATAAACAGTATACGGAAAATGATCTTTTTTACCTTAATGAAAGTTGGCATAGCTGGCACCATCACAGCAGATTTTCTAACCCGGATAAACCGGAATGTCTGCGATTGATAAATGCATCACAGACTTCAGCACATGATTTTATAAAGGAAGCCAACTGGCTAATAATTACATTAGGATCTTCGTTCAGTTATAAACTTGTGAACACATCAATGCATGTGGCTAACTGTCACAAAGCCCCTTCACAGATGTTCATCAAACATCTTTGTACAATTGAAGAAACTGTTACGGCCCTTGATGGCACTATTCATCAGCTTTTTCATTTTAATAAGGCACTGAAAATTATTTTCACTATTAGTCCTGTTCGTCATTTGCGTGATGGAGTTGTGGAGAATAACCGCAGCAAGGCAAGATTGATAGAAGCTGTGCATCATCTTGTAAATAAATTTGATAAACTTTATTATTTCCCGTCGTACGAGTTGTTAATAGATGTATTGCGTGATTATCGTTTTTATGATATAGACCTTGCACACCCTAACTATGCGGCCACGCAATTTGTGCTGGAAAAATTTTCAGAATATTGTTTTGATGACAACGCAAAAAAACTTTCAGAAGAAATAAAAAAGATCGTCATTGCATCTAATCATAAACCGTTTAATGCACAATCGCATCAGCATAAACAGTTTCTTTTGACTCATCTAGAGAAAACAACACAATTGCAGCAACAATATCCTTTTCTTGATTTTAATAAAGAGTTGCAGTTTTTTTCTGCACAGTAA
- a CDS encoding M14 family metallopeptidase: MKKLIISIFLLNNIAGLAQQFTTTFEKTKGLQTVTYFGCTDYYNALKAKFNTIDIKKFDTTDAGYPLQLVIFSNDRNFNPAEWHRKNKVVILVNNGIHPGEPDGVDASMMLMRDLATGKLKIPVNVVIAAIPIYNIGGSLNRNNFSRVNQNGPESYGFRGNSQNLDLNRDFIKADSKDAHAFEEIFQWLDPDIFIDNHVSDGADYQHTMTMLTTQHNKLGGEIGSFLHETFEPALFKSMEAKQWPMCPYVNFEEGNVETGWEAFYDPPRYSSGYAALFQTIAFVPETHMLKPFKDRVISTYAFMQTVIEQAGTYAAEIIAKRKASIEAVEQQKNFTISWQVDSSKYDLIPFKGYEAAYKTSVVTDMQRLYYDHNKPFEKQVKFYNTYKPMLTIQKPKAYIIPQGWQNAIDLLKLNGVRFDRIKKDTVINVSYYHIDDYKSAARPYEKHHFNYNVKVTEMPGSIRFLKGDYIIYTGQRADRYIVETLEPQADDSYFHWNFFDAILQQKEGYSDYRWEDVAADFLQQHPELRTQLEEKKRTDTAFAASSAAQLNFVYKNSPYYEPEHLRYPVYRLMQ; the protein is encoded by the coding sequence ATGAAAAAATTAATTATTAGTATTTTTCTTCTGAATAATATAGCTGGCTTGGCACAACAATTTACTACAACTTTTGAAAAAACCAAAGGTTTACAAACTGTCACTTATTTCGGGTGCACTGATTACTATAACGCTCTTAAAGCCAAATTTAATACTATAGATATAAAAAAATTTGATACCACCGATGCAGGATACCCGTTGCAACTGGTTATTTTTAGTAACGACAGGAACTTTAATCCCGCAGAATGGCACCGCAAAAACAAAGTAGTTATACTGGTAAATAATGGCATTCATCCCGGTGAGCCAGACGGTGTCGATGCGAGCATGATGCTTATGCGTGACCTTGCTACAGGTAAGTTAAAAATTCCTGTAAACGTAGTGATAGCAGCCATTCCCATATACAACATTGGAGGCAGTCTTAATCGTAACAACTTCTCCAGGGTTAATCAAAATGGCCCGGAAAGCTATGGCTTTAGGGGCAACTCGCAGAACCTTGATCTTAACAGGGATTTCATAAAAGCCGACTCAAAAGATGCGCATGCATTTGAAGAAATATTTCAATGGCTTGACCCTGATATTTTTATAGATAATCATGTAAGTGACGGCGCCGATTACCAGCATACAATGACCATGCTTACCACACAGCACAATAAATTAGGTGGGGAAATTGGTTCTTTTTTGCATGAAACATTTGAACCAGCCTTGTTTAAAAGTATGGAAGCCAAGCAATGGCCCATGTGCCCGTATGTAAATTTTGAAGAGGGAAATGTTGAAACTGGCTGGGAAGCCTTCTACGATCCTCCAAGATATAGCAGCGGTTATGCTGCTCTTTTTCAAACAATAGCTTTTGTACCGGAAACGCATATGCTCAAGCCTTTTAAAGACCGTGTTATAAGTACGTATGCTTTTATGCAAACAGTAATAGAGCAGGCTGGTACATATGCTGCAGAGATTATCGCTAAGAGAAAAGCATCCATAGAAGCCGTTGAACAGCAAAAAAATTTTACCATAAGCTGGCAGGTTGATTCTTCAAAATATGATTTGATACCTTTTAAAGGTTATGAAGCAGCTTACAAGACAAGCGTTGTAACAGATATGCAACGATTGTATTATGACCATAATAAACCTTTTGAAAAGCAGGTTAAATTTTATAATACTTATAAACCAATGTTAACCATACAAAAGCCAAAAGCATATATTATTCCGCAGGGCTGGCAAAATGCTATTGATCTTTTAAAACTGAATGGCGTACGGTTTGATCGTATAAAAAAAGACACAGTAATTAATGTGTCTTATTATCACATTGATGATTATAAATCAGCTGCAAGGCCTTATGAAAAACATCATTTTAATTATAATGTAAAGGTTACGGAAATGCCCGGCAGCATTCGTTTTCTTAAAGGTGATTATATTATTTATACAGGCCAGCGTGCAGACAGGTACATTGTAGAAACTTTAGAACCACAGGCAGATGACAGTTATTTTCACTGGAATTTTTTTGATGCCATACTGCAACAAAAAGAAGGCTACAGTGATTACCGATGGGAAGATGTTGCAGCTGATTTTTTACAACAACATCCTGAATTGCGTACACAACTTGAAGAAAAGAAAAGAACAGATACTGCTTTTGCTGCATCATCAGCAGCGCAACTAAATTTCGTATATAAAAATTCTCCTTATTACGAACCTGAGCATTTACGTTATCCTGTGTACAGACTTATGCAGTAA
- a CDS encoding response regulator transcription factor, with product MENTYRILIAEDEPKLGLVIQEELARQGYQADMAYDGAIAEKLFNQHSYSLILLDINLPYKNGLALCKEFRQQNNKVPIIMLTALGEIQDKVDAFSLGADDYIVKPFHFDELFARIKVFLKRAENTAQFSDKINVGDLEIDMNKKTVTRAEKNINLTAKEFSLLVLLSRNKGKVISKAEIMEKVWELSFDTGTNTIEVYISFLRNKIDKPFETKLIHTKPGFGYYVREAPLS from the coding sequence ATGGAAAACACGTACAGGATACTCATTGCCGAAGACGAACCTAAACTTGGATTGGTGATCCAGGAGGAACTGGCACGCCAGGGCTACCAGGCAGACATGGCCTATGATGGGGCAATAGCTGAAAAACTCTTTAACCAGCACAGCTATTCTTTGATACTGCTTGACATAAACCTGCCCTATAAGAACGGACTGGCTTTATGTAAAGAATTCAGACAGCAAAACAATAAAGTGCCCATTATTATGCTTACTGCATTGGGTGAGATTCAGGATAAAGTAGATGCTTTTAGCCTTGGTGCTGATGATTATATCGTAAAACCCTTCCACTTTGACGAGCTCTTTGCAAGAATAAAAGTTTTCCTGAAAAGAGCTGAAAATACAGCTCAATTCAGCGATAAAATAAATGTTGGGGATCTTGAAATAGACATGAATAAAAAAACGGTTACCCGTGCAGAAAAAAATATAAATCTTACAGCCAAGGAATTTTCTCTGCTGGTGCTGCTCTCAAGAAACAAAGGCAAAGTAATTTCGAAGGCCGAGATTATGGAAAAAGTATGGGAGCTAAGTTTTGATACTGGTACCAATACAATTGAAGTTTACATTAGTTTTCTACGAAATAAGATCGATAAGCCTTTTGAAACAAAACTTATTCATACCAAGCCGGGCTTTGGATATTATGTTAGGGAGGCGCCGCTGTCATGA